A stretch of Cupriavidus necator DNA encodes these proteins:
- a CDS encoding PilX N-terminal domain-containing pilus assembly protein, which produces MMKSTGRPLRRRQFGVTLVVTLVFMVLFLLVAVAMVNSGLVNVKVAGNQQHSAEARDVAQQAIEQVISDDFTKAPVAVDVPVDVTGDGKADYIAQVAAPTCVTSKPVAKVIDPEKHPEDAECTLGSSTGNGNLVMGASGVSAISSLCNDTQWDVAATVNDVNTTGAVATVHQGVAVRTLYGSTCP; this is translated from the coding sequence ATGATGAAGTCAACGGGCAGGCCGCTGCGCCGCAGGCAATTCGGGGTCACGCTGGTGGTGACGCTGGTGTTCATGGTGCTGTTCCTGCTGGTCGCCGTGGCCATGGTCAATTCGGGGCTGGTCAACGTCAAGGTGGCGGGCAACCAGCAGCACAGCGCCGAAGCACGCGACGTGGCGCAGCAGGCGATCGAGCAGGTGATCAGCGACGACTTCACCAAGGCGCCGGTTGCGGTGGATGTGCCGGTGGACGTGACGGGTGACGGCAAGGCGGATTACATCGCGCAGGTGGCGGCACCGACCTGCGTGACCAGCAAGCCAGTGGCCAAGGTGATCGATCCGGAAAAGCACCCGGAGGATGCCGAATGCACGCTGGGCAGCAGCACCGGCAATGGCAACCTGGTCATGGGCGCAAGCGGTGTCAGTGCGATCAGTTCGCTTTGCAACGATACGCAGTGGGATGTAGCAGCCACCGTCAATGACGTCAATACAACCGGCGCCGTCGCGACGGTGCACCAGGGCGTTGCGGTGCGCACGCTGTATGGCTCCACTTGCCCCTGA
- a CDS encoding porin has protein sequence MALAGVLAGASCGVTQQAQAQSVSTSISVYGLIDTMVRYSDNNRGDERLAELSEGYFSGSRWGARGNEALGAGWSALFNLESGFDLASGTSLQGTAASNYGQVGTQGTGRLFGRQSYLGIEHQAWGKLTFGRQFTTAYDATFRFQPYGHPNLDAVAILNGYTGPRQDNMAKYAGRWGAFSAAAHYTFGEVPGDAAASSSRGLALAWTTARIDIGALFQSTNALATEEKRTIWGIGGSSQLGRVKLALGYLDNRYHLSPTRNHVLTGGATVQATPALAVSLAAGYDRQSAASGHRLMLTSVAEYSLSRRTSVYAEADFNRISGSYALPAFMGVRGNKFGGGVGLRHRL, from the coding sequence ATGGCGCTTGCCGGCGTGCTGGCGGGGGCGAGCTGCGGCGTTACGCAGCAGGCGCAGGCGCAATCAGTATCGACTTCCATATCGGTCTACGGCCTGATCGACACCATGGTCCGCTACTCGGACAACAACCGCGGGGACGAGCGCCTGGCTGAACTGAGCGAGGGCTACTTCAGCGGTTCGCGCTGGGGCGCGCGCGGCAATGAGGCGCTGGGTGCGGGATGGTCGGCGCTGTTCAACCTGGAAAGCGGCTTCGACCTGGCCTCGGGTACTTCGCTGCAAGGCACCGCGGCGTCGAACTACGGACAGGTTGGCACGCAGGGTACAGGCCGGCTGTTCGGCCGGCAGTCTTACCTGGGGATCGAGCACCAGGCGTGGGGGAAGCTGACGTTCGGACGCCAGTTCACCACGGCCTATGACGCGACCTTCCGCTTCCAGCCCTATGGCCATCCCAATCTCGATGCGGTGGCCATTCTTAACGGCTATACCGGTCCGCGGCAAGACAACATGGCGAAGTACGCGGGCAGGTGGGGCGCGTTCTCGGCGGCGGCGCACTATACCTTCGGCGAAGTGCCGGGCGATGCGGCGGCCAGCAGCAGCCGGGGGCTGGCGCTGGCCTGGACCACGGCACGGATCGACATTGGTGCCCTGTTCCAGAGCACCAATGCGCTGGCCACCGAAGAGAAGCGCACGATCTGGGGCATCGGCGGCAGCAGCCAGCTGGGGCGTGTCAAGCTGGCGCTCGGCTACCTGGACAACCGCTACCACCTGAGCCCGACCCGCAACCATGTGCTGACCGGCGGCGCCACGGTGCAGGCAACGCCCGCGCTGGCGGTGTCGCTGGCGGCCGGCTATGACCGGCAGAGCGCCGCCAGCGGCCACCGGCTGATGCTGACCAGCGTGGCGGAGTACAGCTTGTCCAGACGCACCAGCGTCTATGCGGAAGCCGATTTCAACCGCATCAGCGGCAGCTATGCGCTGCCCGCCTTCATGGGCGTGCGTGGCAACAAGTTCGGCGGCGGCGTCGGCCTGCGCCATCGCCTGTAA
- a CDS encoding PilW family protein, whose protein sequence is MSPLRLSARRLRRQRGISLVELMIGITIGLVLLTALASLYLANSLSRTEFTKSAEQVENGRYALEQIRREVELAGFFGVGNIARSTKAADPALCATDAAALGFSPAAETVPVALTGYAPGVAAPCLPDLAPTSEVLVIRRVSTTAVAAPAPGVPYLQVSACSQDTQTFVFDASGAAAFGLRTKACDPAQPAELRRAMVRIFYLAGCDRCSNGGDGIPTLKMAELVNGAFQSRSVAQGVQDMHVLYGVDQDSNGSADCYVSDPRANNSAVCTAVPGYDWGVVLNNLANVTTVRVHLLARTLKPSGGHSDNRTYDLGRAAAAGPFNDGYKRHVYAQVARLVNVAGLREQ, encoded by the coding sequence ATGAGCCCCCTGCGCCTGTCCGCGCGCCGCCTGCGCCGCCAGCGCGGCATCTCGCTGGTCGAGCTGATGATCGGCATCACCATCGGCCTGGTGCTGCTGACCGCGCTGGCGAGCCTGTACCTTGCCAACAGCCTGTCGCGCACCGAATTCACCAAGTCTGCCGAGCAGGTCGAGAACGGCCGCTACGCGCTGGAGCAGATCCGGCGCGAAGTGGAGCTGGCGGGGTTCTTCGGCGTCGGCAACATTGCACGCAGCACCAAGGCCGCGGATCCGGCGCTGTGCGCGACGGATGCAGCCGCCCTTGGCTTCTCGCCTGCTGCCGAAACCGTGCCGGTGGCGCTGACCGGCTATGCGCCGGGCGTGGCGGCACCATGCCTGCCGGACCTGGCGCCGACTTCCGAGGTGCTGGTGATTCGGCGCGTGTCGACCACGGCGGTTGCCGCCCCGGCACCGGGCGTGCCCTACCTGCAGGTATCGGCCTGTTCGCAGGACACGCAGACCTTTGTCTTCGATGCCAGCGGCGCGGCGGCCTTCGGGCTGCGCACCAAGGCCTGCGATCCGGCCCAGCCGGCTGAACTGCGCCGCGCCATGGTGCGCATCTTCTACCTGGCCGGCTGCGACCGCTGCAGCAACGGCGGCGACGGCATCCCCACGCTGAAGATGGCCGAACTGGTCAACGGTGCGTTCCAGTCGCGCTCGGTCGCGCAGGGGGTGCAAGACATGCATGTGCTGTACGGTGTCGACCAGGACAGCAACGGCTCGGCCGACTGCTACGTGTCCGATCCCCGCGCGAACAACAGCGCCGTCTGCACCGCCGTTCCCGGCTATGACTGGGGCGTGGTGCTCAACAACCTGGCCAATGTCACCACGGTGCGCGTGCACCTGCTGGCGCGCACGCTGAAGCCCTCGGGCGGGCATTCAGACAACCGCACCTATGACCTCGGCCGCGCGGCGGCCGCAGGCCCGTTCAATGACGGCTACAAGCGCCACGTCTACGCCCAGGTGGCGCGGCTGGTCAATGTGGCCGGGCTGCGCGAGCAATAA
- a CDS encoding MurR/RpiR family transcriptional regulator has protein sequence MPPDSPTPSPQAPPQDLDALLALLRSNFPTLSTQFQGGARYLLDHPQDVPVLSMRKIAASAGVQPATLVRLSQHLGFEGWQGLRELFVDALRGGSQPYARRARKVVRESSSSRMLGEILDAQHHNLDMIAANNEKTLQQAAELLSHAACVHVAGFRSCFPIAFTFHYVYRLFRSTVHLIRADAGTLEMELRGLAPKDAVLVVSFAPYSQESIRVAAAARECGCKVIALTDSTVAPIALAADCTLLFSVESPSFFPSVTAGVAVVEALVEQLLARKGKGAIRALEQAEGELHRTGAYVVAGRE, from the coding sequence ATGCCGCCCGACAGCCCTACCCCATCGCCGCAAGCGCCGCCGCAGGACCTGGACGCCCTGCTGGCGCTGCTGCGCAGCAACTTCCCCACGCTCAGCACGCAGTTCCAGGGCGGCGCGCGCTACCTGCTCGACCATCCGCAGGACGTGCCGGTGCTGTCGATGCGCAAGATCGCGGCCAGTGCCGGGGTGCAGCCTGCCACCCTGGTGCGGCTGTCGCAGCATCTCGGCTTCGAGGGCTGGCAGGGGCTGCGTGAACTGTTCGTCGATGCGCTGCGCGGCGGCAGCCAGCCGTACGCGCGCCGCGCGCGCAAGGTGGTGCGTGAAAGCAGCTCCAGCCGCATGCTGGGCGAGATTCTGGACGCGCAGCACCACAACCTGGACATGATCGCCGCCAACAACGAGAAGACGCTGCAGCAAGCGGCGGAACTGCTGTCGCATGCGGCGTGCGTGCATGTGGCGGGTTTCCGCTCGTGCTTTCCGATCGCGTTCACCTTCCACTATGTCTACCGGCTGTTCCGCAGCACGGTGCACCTGATCCGCGCCGATGCCGGCACGCTGGAGATGGAGCTGCGTGGCCTGGCGCCCAAGGATGCGGTGCTGGTGGTCAGCTTCGCCCCCTACTCGCAGGAAAGCATCCGCGTCGCCGCCGCCGCGCGCGAGTGCGGCTGCAAGGTGATCGCGCTGACCGACAGCACGGTCGCGCCGATCGCGCTGGCGGCGGACTGCACGTTGCTGTTCTCGGTGGAAAGCCCGTCGTTCTTCCCATCAGTCACCGCCGGCGTGGCCGTGGTCGAGGCCCTGGTCGAGCAGCTGCTGGCGCGCAAGGGCAAGGGCGCGATCCGCGCGCTGGAACAAGCCGAGGGCGAGCTGCACCGGACCGGGGCGTATGTGGTGGCGGGGCGCGAGTGA
- a CDS encoding prepilin-type N-terminal cleavage/methylation domain-containing protein translates to MKQRIPRLRPSMPVRRTQRGFLLIEVLVAAVILLVALLGTAGLVARSGQTEMESYQRVQALALLQDMVARLNANRQVASCYANGATGMQLGSAAAPPAACTQGTAAQKATADADLQAWNTALLGSAEMRLGASAADAAQAVGAMIGARGCIETVDAVNNIYRITVAWQGLATTGAPALGCGKGQYGNDAYRRAVSTQIRIGTLGTVS, encoded by the coding sequence ATGAAGCAAAGAATTCCGCGGCTGCGGCCGAGCATGCCTGTCCGCCGCACGCAGCGCGGCTTCCTGCTGATCGAGGTGCTGGTGGCGGCAGTGATCCTGCTGGTCGCGCTGCTCGGCACCGCCGGGCTGGTGGCGCGCTCGGGCCAGACCGAGATGGAGTCCTACCAGCGCGTGCAGGCGCTGGCGCTGCTGCAGGACATGGTTGCGCGCCTCAACGCCAACCGCCAGGTGGCATCGTGCTATGCCAACGGCGCGACCGGCATGCAGCTGGGCAGCGCGGCGGCGCCGCCGGCGGCGTGCACGCAGGGCACCGCCGCGCAGAAGGCTACCGCCGATGCGGACCTGCAGGCCTGGAACACCGCGCTGCTGGGTAGTGCCGAGATGCGCCTGGGGGCCAGCGCCGCTGATGCCGCCCAGGCCGTCGGCGCCATGATCGGCGCGCGCGGCTGCATCGAGACCGTCGACGCCGTCAACAATATCTACCGCATCACCGTGGCCTGGCAGGGCCTGGCCACCACCGGCGCGCCCGCGCTGGGCTGCGGCAAGGGCCAGTACGGCAACGATGCCTATCGCCGCGCGGTCAGCACGCAGATCCGCATCGGCACCCTGGGAACCGTGTCATGA
- a CDS encoding GspH/FimT family pseudopilin, with amino-acid sequence MRRATFPPSSPGRPTRRGFTLVELLCAMSVLAILAVAAAPSFSSLIANQRVRGASLDLTSALLLARSEAVKRNATVTLAATGAAWTAGWAVTAGAETVRSFGPYGGLTITPSAAGALALGNDGRLTGAAMTFEVAPNGDTAAASRVCVQVSETGRVASDTGACS; translated from the coding sequence ATGCGGCGCGCCACGTTCCCGCCGTCTTCGCCCGGCCGGCCCACCCGCCGCGGCTTCACCCTGGTCGAACTGCTGTGCGCCATGTCGGTGCTGGCGATCCTCGCGGTCGCGGCGGCGCCGTCGTTCTCTTCACTGATCGCCAACCAGCGCGTGCGCGGCGCCTCGCTTGACCTGACCTCGGCGCTGCTGCTGGCGCGCAGCGAGGCAGTCAAGCGCAATGCCACGGTCACGCTGGCAGCCACCGGCGCCGCATGGACTGCCGGTTGGGCAGTCACCGCAGGCGCCGAGACGGTGCGCAGCTTCGGGCCCTACGGCGGCCTGACCATCACGCCCAGCGCTGCCGGGGCCCTTGCGCTTGGCAACGACGGCCGCCTCACGGGCGCGGCCATGACTTTCGAAGTGGCGCCCAACGGCGATACGGCAGCGGCGTCGCGCGTCTGCGTGCAGGTCAGCGAGACAGGCCGCGTCGCTTCCGACACGGGAGCCTGCTCATGA
- a CDS encoding Bug family tripartite tricarboxylate transporter substrate binding protein, whose product MISRRQFLAAALAAPALPGMPARADSGAAAWPRHPVRLVVTFPPGGSSDIVARLLAPVLQEKLGQPFVTDNRPGAGSTIGAAAVAAAPNDGYTLLMSNSAALSISPFLLRRPAYDPVRSFTHVHYIGAVPTVFAVHPSVPARNLAELAAWIRAQREPVPFGSGGAASVAHIVGELFGQQAGLRLTHVPYKGAGPMRADLLGGQIPFAVDALPQNLPLLQSGALRLLAVTSAQRVPQAPQLPTVAQAGYPGLVAENFVGVSAPANLPEDIVQRLHQQLQVILQQPALRGRLEAQGFVLAERRPDEFAAYVRQQAQAWGPVVVATGATLS is encoded by the coding sequence GTGATTTCGAGAAGACAGTTCCTTGCCGCGGCGCTGGCCGCGCCGGCATTGCCGGGGATGCCGGCGCGCGCGGACAGCGGCGCCGCGGCATGGCCGCGCCATCCGGTGCGGCTGGTGGTGACTTTCCCGCCGGGCGGGTCCAGCGACATCGTGGCGCGGCTGCTGGCACCGGTGCTGCAGGAAAAGCTGGGGCAGCCATTCGTGACCGACAACCGGCCGGGGGCGGGATCGACGATTGGCGCGGCTGCGGTCGCCGCGGCGCCCAATGACGGCTACACGCTGCTGATGTCGAACTCGGCGGCGCTGAGCATCTCGCCGTTCCTGCTCAGGCGGCCCGCCTACGACCCGGTACGCAGCTTCACGCACGTGCATTACATCGGCGCGGTGCCGACCGTCTTTGCCGTGCATCCGTCGGTGCCGGCGCGCAACCTCGCGGAGCTGGCGGCGTGGATCCGCGCGCAGCGCGAGCCGGTGCCGTTCGGCAGCGGCGGGGCGGCGTCGGTGGCGCATATCGTCGGCGAGCTGTTTGGCCAGCAGGCGGGGTTGCGGCTGACCCATGTGCCATACAAGGGCGCGGGTCCGATGCGCGCCGACCTGCTCGGCGGACAGATCCCGTTTGCGGTGGATGCCCTGCCGCAGAACCTGCCGTTGCTGCAGTCCGGCGCCTTGCGCCTGCTGGCGGTGACCTCGGCGCAACGCGTGCCGCAGGCGCCCCAGCTGCCCACCGTGGCGCAAGCCGGCTATCCCGGCCTGGTGGCCGAAAACTTCGTCGGCGTCTCCGCGCCGGCCAACCTGCCTGAGGACATCGTGCAACGCTTGCATCAACAACTGCAGGTCATCCTGCAACAACCGGCCCTGCGCGGCCGCCTGGAAGCCCAGGGCTTTGTGCTGGCCGAGCGCCGGCCCGATGAGTTTGCCGCCTACGTACGCCAGCAGGCGCAGGCCTGGGGTCCTGTGGTCGTGGCAACCGGGGCGACGCTGTCATGA
- a CDS encoding sensor domain-containing diguanylate cyclase produces MLHDTGQFLALVNPAMAILLSLCFLLAWNHERTRHYLLELGACYLLYAVAITLQIIWQPRNDGGNATVTGALYLGSAVLMLRGMLARIGARVDTCALVSLPLALFAALAWFDFMQPQLVARICILNIGIALILLLGIAPLARLRTGSTADQVLFWVFLLFALHFLPRTVLTIAPVIGQDAAALTRSAYWLWLQVTMALLLLTLALALLAATTLDVIDGLRHERDTDPLTQLHTRRSLEALAAREIPPPQGKPLSVLLCDLDFFKFINDNYGHSAGDAVLAQIGRIIAAGIRRRDIAARLGGEEFVVLLPDTPPDAALHLAERLRQTLESTEMDVLPGMHTVTASFGVATLRPGEDLEALLMRADNVLYAAKNKGRNCVEWEREAGLPVLA; encoded by the coding sequence GTGTTGCACGATACTGGTCAATTCCTGGCCCTGGTCAATCCCGCCATGGCCATCCTGCTTTCGCTCTGCTTCCTGCTGGCCTGGAACCATGAGCGCACGCGGCACTACCTGCTGGAGCTAGGTGCCTGCTATTTGCTGTACGCGGTTGCCATCACCTTGCAGATCATCTGGCAGCCGCGCAACGACGGCGGCAACGCCACCGTCACCGGTGCGCTCTACCTGGGCAGCGCCGTGCTGATGCTGCGTGGCATGCTGGCGCGCATCGGCGCGCGCGTCGATACCTGCGCGCTGGTGTCGCTGCCGCTGGCCCTGTTTGCTGCGCTTGCCTGGTTTGATTTCATGCAACCCCAGCTGGTCGCCCGCATCTGCATCCTGAATATCGGCATCGCGCTGATCCTGCTGCTGGGCATCGCGCCGCTGGCCCGCCTGCGCACAGGCAGCACCGCGGACCAGGTGCTGTTCTGGGTCTTCCTGCTGTTTGCCCTCCATTTCCTGCCGCGCACGGTGCTGACCATTGCTCCGGTCATCGGACAGGACGCTGCCGCCCTCACCCGCTCGGCCTACTGGCTGTGGCTGCAGGTCACCATGGCATTGCTGCTGCTCACGCTGGCGTTGGCGCTGCTGGCGGCGACCACGCTGGACGTGATCGACGGCCTGCGGCATGAACGCGACACCGATCCGCTGACGCAGCTGCACACGCGCCGCAGCCTGGAGGCGCTGGCCGCGCGGGAAATTCCGCCACCTCAGGGCAAGCCGCTGAGCGTGCTGCTGTGCGATCTCGATTTCTTCAAGTTCATCAACGACAACTACGGCCACAGCGCCGGCGACGCGGTGCTGGCGCAAATCGGCCGGATCATCGCCGCCGGCATCCGGCGGCGCGATATCGCCGCGCGCCTGGGCGGCGAGGAGTTCGTCGTGCTGTTGCCCGATACCCCGCCCGATGCAGCCTTGCACCTGGCCGAACGCTTGCGCCAGACGCTGGAGAGCACGGAAATGGACGTCCTGCCGGGCATGCACACGGTGACCGCCAGCTTTGGCGTGGCCACGCTGCGGCCCGGCGAAGACCTGGAAGCCCTGCTGATGCGCGCGGATAACGTGCTGTATGCGGCCAAGAACAAGGGCAGGAATTGCGTGGAGTGGGAACGGGAGGCCGGCTTGCCGGTGCTGGCATGA
- a CDS encoding collagen-like protein: MQRIDLKLAAIPLACLAILLAGCGGGGGDSAPASAAPSASAAGPAGANGKTILSGANAPAADVGTDGDFYLNASTSTLYGPKADGAWPAGVSLVGPQGVAGAPGAVLLHGAADPTAADGSKGSFYLNTATNTLFGPKTAEGWPAGVSVVGLTGPVGAQGPQGEKGEKGDTGPQGQQGETGAGATIYTANFAVYDSPDGNGTYVMTGTALDRQSNDPNFGAVMPVGCSGGLTLNASLAGPVPDDEVKYTLAAYRVASGAALETIAPLAITDASACSLGATVRTCSAPATTAVAANDIVQVQVSGNRNFKWGGGLYVNLSCKSSS, from the coding sequence GTGCAACGCATTGACCTGAAACTCGCGGCGATCCCGCTCGCCTGCCTCGCTATCCTGCTCGCAGGATGCGGTGGCGGTGGCGGCGATTCCGCGCCAGCCAGCGCCGCGCCATCCGCCAGCGCGGCCGGCCCGGCCGGCGCGAACGGCAAGACCATCCTGTCCGGCGCCAATGCGCCCGCGGCGGACGTTGGCACGGACGGCGACTTCTACCTCAATGCCTCGACCTCGACGCTCTACGGACCCAAGGCTGACGGGGCCTGGCCTGCCGGCGTGTCGCTGGTCGGCCCGCAAGGCGTGGCCGGGGCGCCCGGCGCCGTGCTGCTGCACGGCGCGGCAGATCCCACCGCTGCCGATGGCAGCAAAGGCAGCTTCTACCTCAATACGGCCACCAATACGCTGTTCGGCCCGAAGACGGCCGAGGGCTGGCCGGCCGGGGTCTCCGTGGTTGGCCTGACTGGCCCGGTCGGGGCGCAAGGTCCGCAGGGCGAGAAGGGCGAAAAGGGCGACACCGGCCCCCAGGGCCAGCAAGGAGAGACAGGCGCCGGCGCGACGATCTATACCGCCAACTTCGCTGTGTACGACTCGCCGGATGGCAATGGCACCTATGTCATGACCGGCACCGCGCTGGACCGGCAAAGCAACGATCCGAATTTCGGCGCTGTGATGCCGGTGGGCTGCAGCGGCGGCCTGACCCTGAACGCGAGCCTGGCGGGCCCGGTGCCCGATGACGAGGTCAAGTACACCCTGGCGGCATACCGTGTCGCCAGCGGCGCGGCGCTGGAAACGATCGCCCCGCTTGCCATCACCGATGCGTCCGCCTGTTCGCTCGGCGCCACCGTGCGGACCTGCTCGGCGCCGGCCACGACGGCGGTGGCGGCCAACGACATTGTCCAGGTGCAGGTCAGTGGCAACCGCAACTTCAAATGGGGCGGCGGGCTGTACGTCAACCTCTCCTGCAAGAGCAGCAGCTGA
- a CDS encoding RcnB family protein — MKTKKAMPALLLAASVLAAPFAMAQGGAKSKPMADPMAASAPAAQNSPYMQVQQWKKGDRLPTEFRDRQYVIDDYKQYNLPAPRKGTRWVGIGAEYYLVAPNGVVQQVGSGS, encoded by the coding sequence ATGAAGACCAAGAAAGCGATGCCGGCACTGTTGCTGGCGGCAAGCGTGCTGGCGGCGCCGTTTGCGATGGCGCAGGGTGGTGCCAAGTCCAAGCCGATGGCAGATCCCATGGCCGCCTCCGCGCCGGCGGCGCAGAACTCGCCTTATATGCAGGTGCAGCAGTGGAAGAAGGGTGACCGGCTGCCCACCGAGTTCAGGGACCGCCAGTATGTGATCGACGACTACAAGCAATACAACCTGCCCGCGCCGCGCAAGGGCACGCGCTGGGTCGGGATTGGCGCGGAATATTACCTGGTGGCGCCCAACGGTGTGGTCCAGCAGGTTGGATCGGGGTCCTGA
- a CDS encoding BMP family lipoprotein encodes MSARIQVVLFGPEGRGSFNEAGHAGAMRARNAGHDVAVTWIADPDPQARAAALLALCQTGPDLIVAHGGQGDYPVSVAAARHPARRFVVTQGSVLCANTASYEVLQEQSAFLAGVLAATDSRTGVVAHLSGEKVRPGLKGRAAFLHGVRSVVPGLPALTTFCGNQHDPALAGDAVAAQARAGADIVFAMIDGGRDGAIAACRAAGIRQIGNVVDWTSRHPDVFLASAVADSGLCVEQAIGDFERDQIAWGTTRSFGLEAPAAVRLALGRDVSQAARAALDHWSQRLLDGGVSVAQSYDGPEFAVVGTPTVA; translated from the coding sequence ATGAGCGCGCGCATCCAGGTAGTGCTGTTCGGGCCCGAAGGACGCGGCAGCTTCAATGAAGCCGGGCATGCCGGCGCCATGCGCGCACGCAATGCCGGCCACGACGTGGCGGTGACGTGGATTGCCGATCCGGATCCGCAGGCGCGCGCAGCAGCGCTGCTGGCGCTGTGCCAGACCGGCCCGGACCTGATCGTTGCGCATGGCGGACAGGGGGACTATCCCGTTTCTGTTGCCGCGGCTCGCCATCCCGCCCGGCGCTTCGTGGTCACGCAGGGCAGCGTGCTGTGCGCCAACACCGCGAGCTATGAGGTGCTGCAGGAACAGTCCGCCTTCCTTGCCGGCGTGCTGGCGGCGACGGATTCGCGCACCGGCGTGGTCGCCCATTTGTCGGGCGAAAAGGTGCGCCCCGGGCTGAAGGGGCGCGCGGCGTTTCTCCATGGCGTGCGCAGCGTAGTGCCTGGCCTGCCGGCACTCACGACCTTCTGCGGCAACCAGCACGATCCGGCGTTGGCCGGCGACGCGGTTGCCGCGCAGGCCCGCGCCGGCGCAGATATCGTCTTTGCGATGATCGACGGCGGCCGCGACGGCGCCATCGCCGCCTGCCGTGCCGCGGGCATCCGCCAGATCGGCAACGTGGTCGACTGGACCAGCAGGCATCCCGATGTCTTCCTGGCTTCCGCGGTGGCCGACAGCGGCTTGTGCGTCGAGCAGGCGATCGGGGATTTCGAACGGGACCAAATTGCGTGGGGAACCACCCGCAGCTTCGGGCTGGAAGCGCCGGCGGCCGTCCGCCTTGCCCTGGGCCGCGATGTCAGCCAGGCCGCGCGCGCGGCGCTCGACCACTGGAGCCAGCGGTTGCTCGATGGCGGCGTGTCCGTGGCGCAGAGCTATGACGGGCCGGAGTTTGCGGTGGTGGGCACGCCCACGGTTGCTTAG
- a CDS encoding potassium transporter Kef, translated as METSAEHYSLALLCAAVLTVTVVGIHYEALRLLSAIHPRRWSGRMNIGVLIVCIIVVHCLEALVFALGFWFADQVLGLGGLTAMGVAGVSGVHTQPGALVYAYFALETFTTQSLGDIVPVGASRLIASIEPLVGLILIGWSTSFTYVMMRRDWELERDEGGGRRAP; from the coding sequence ATGGAAACTTCCGCCGAACACTATTCGCTGGCCCTGCTGTGCGCCGCCGTCCTGACCGTGACCGTGGTCGGCATCCACTACGAGGCACTGCGGCTGCTGTCAGCGATACACCCCCGGCGCTGGAGCGGGCGCATGAACATCGGCGTGCTGATCGTCTGCATCATCGTGGTCCATTGCCTGGAAGCGCTGGTGTTCGCGCTGGGTTTCTGGTTCGCCGACCAGGTGCTGGGCCTGGGCGGACTGACCGCGATGGGCGTTGCCGGCGTGTCCGGCGTCCACACGCAGCCAGGCGCGCTGGTCTACGCCTACTTTGCGCTGGAGACCTTCACCACGCAGAGCCTGGGCGACATCGTCCCGGTGGGCGCCAGCCGCCTGATCGCCAGCATCGAGCCGCTGGTCGGCCTGATCCTGATCGGCTGGTCCACCTCGTTCACCTATGTCATGATGCGCCGCGACTGGGAGCTCGAGCGGGACGAAGGAGGCGGGCGTCGCGCGCCCTAG
- a CDS encoding type IV pilin protein has protein sequence MGHRSPAVRHGGRVNPSFRVIGEVGATGNPCRGWRLRGARAAHGFTLIEVMITVAVIAILAAVAIPNYSRHVVRSHRAAIESFMLEVASAQERYLVDNRAYAANLGALGMSVPAAQATRYDVAVTPNAALPPGYSIVATPKGSQLAGDADCGSLTLTSAGAKSASGSGTDCWN, from the coding sequence ATGGGACATAGAAGCCCGGCAGTGCGACACGGCGGGAGGGTCAACCCGTCGTTTCGGGTCATTGGGGAAGTTGGGGCAACCGGCAATCCGTGCCGGGGCTGGCGCCTGCGCGGCGCCAGGGCAGCGCATGGCTTCACGCTGATCGAGGTGATGATCACCGTGGCGGTCATTGCCATTCTTGCCGCCGTCGCCATTCCAAATTACAGCCGTCACGTCGTGCGCTCGCACCGGGCCGCGATCGAGTCCTTCATGCTGGAGGTCGCGAGCGCCCAGGAGCGCTACCTGGTCGACAACCGCGCCTATGCCGCCAATCTGGGCGCGCTGGGCATGTCGGTGCCGGCCGCGCAGGCAACGCGCTACGACGTCGCCGTGACGCCGAACGCGGCGCTGCCGCCCGGCTACAGCATCGTGGCCACGCCCAAGGGCAGCCAGCTCGCCGGCGACGCCGACTGCGGCTCGCTGACGCTGACCAGTGCCGGCGCGAAATCGGCGTCTGGTTCAGGCACCGACTGCTGGAACTGA